One Bos indicus x Bos taurus breed Angus x Brahman F1 hybrid chromosome 6, Bos_hybrid_MaternalHap_v2.0, whole genome shotgun sequence genomic window carries:
- the LOC113894663 gene encoding uncharacterized protein LOC113894663, which yields MEDRRSAKARRCAGGWAAGDVEKDRGEWHPALAVSLGDLQFRPGWLEGEDTSGQLRPRFQAPFPGLGGTRTTGLRTVNLSGFQEAQEVEEEALQLSNPRLLPPQVLGVFLWRLPLPLQLFQPLLSEGRASLSPSGENSPEDQDTSALEEPAKPGPRPAVSRPTAHQYLSTETHQGDHTLHGSKHRPRDAGASEPVSQERSHHQSLQRQPPTRPPRWKAEARRGQGSRVGPDWVRTPCFSGCRWLSRPHFPVSRQPHRVIELLLGLRGYWSRPFPFWGSGRHRGIREPAGAKVAWRLWEGSEAGLLNLCRLWALLLGGVRRGGAHTDRNENFLFHQVAAPSSQLPWAEQRHRGHRQTRTQVSSWESSGLGFRPACGKGPE from the exons ATGGAGGACAGGCGGTCCGCGAAAGCGAGGCGGTGTGCAGGGGGATgggctgcaggagatgtggagaagGATAGAGGAG AGTGGCACCCGGCGCTGGCCGTTAGCCTGGGCGATCTGCAGTTCAGACCCGGCTGGCTGGAGGGCGAGGACAC GTCAGGCCAGCTCCGCCCCCGCTTCCAGGCCCCCTTCCCGGGGTTGGGGGGCACTCGGACGACCGGCCTTCGTACTGTGAACCTGTCAGGCTTCCAGGAAGCCCAGGAAGTTGAGGAAGAAGCCCTCCAGCTCTCGAACCCGCGCCTCCTGCCGCCCCAGGTGCTCGGCGTTTTCTTGTGgcgcctccctctccccctccag CTCTTTCAGCCTCTCCTGTCCGAAGGCAGGGCATCCCTCTCGCCCTCTGGAGAGAACTCTCCAGAAGACCAAGACACCTCAGCACTGGAAGAGCCAGCTAAACCTGGTCCCAGGCCAGCGGTCTCCAGGCCCACGGCCCATCAGTACCTCAGCACTGAGACCCACCAGGGGGACCACACCCTGCACGGCTCCAAGCACCGGCCACGAGACGCTGGCGCTTCCGAGCCTGTCTCCCAGGAACGCAGCCACCACCAAAGCCTGCAGAGACAGCCGCCTACCCGGCCCCCGCGGTGGAAGGCCGAGGCCCGCCGGGGCCAGGGGTCTCGGGTTGGTCCCGACTGGGTGAGGACGCCGTGCTTCTCTGGATGCAGGTGGCTCTCCCGCCCCCATTTCCCGGTCTCCCGCCAGCCTCACCGAGTGATTGAACTGCTGCTGGGGTTGAGGGGCTACTGGAGCCGGCCCTTCCCTTTTTGGGGGTCGGGGCGCCACCGGGGCATCAGGGAGCCAGCTGGGGCCAAGGTTGCCTGGCGGCTTTGGGAGGGTTCCGAGGCCGGCCTCCTCAACCTCTGCAGGCTCTGGGCGCTGCTACTGGGAGGAGTACGCAGAGGTGGGGCGCACACTGACAGGAATGAAAATTTTCTCTTCCACCAGGTAGCAGCCCCTTCCAGCCAGCTCCCCTGGGCTGAACAAAGGCATCGAGGCCACAGGCAGACAAGGACTCAGGTGTCATCATGGGAAAGCTCTGGGCTGGGTTTCCGGCCGGCATGTGGGAAGGGTCCTGAATGA